One Candidatus Melainabacteria bacterium DNA segment encodes these proteins:
- a CDS encoding glycosyltransferase, with translation MIDVVIVAKNEERHIGAVLSAIAAQKNLTGIKTFVVDNGSSDNTVEIAQKHNARIIECTGTLGKARNSGIACGDNALVAFLDAHSVPIETWGATLAKAFSEQTDLGAAMGSIENISERPGTELLAKHSMFSSPERLWKNTISGLNSPLPWIPTGNCMYSRDALNQVEGFDENLFRCEDTDLSWKIVLQGYQLAYVPEAKVTHYDRAGGTSYLRKYYNYGAGAAELACKYGLESSPVADKNLSGTKFLLDACYKLGFYSRRKTAMSPKITNQVDQKFRQKFPWHNGTKIGLSSRMIYWFVQESTCICVNLETNSRLVLEDLSADIFHLLTRQCNRSEIIESISQQFDIDKEAIASDLDELIQQLIDNQILSANQHSPNHSESHFSK, from the coding sequence ATGATCGACGTCGTAATCGTTGCGAAAAACGAGGAGCGGCACATAGGTGCCGTTCTCTCTGCCATTGCCGCGCAAAAGAACCTAACTGGAATAAAAACATTCGTCGTTGACAACGGATCATCTGACAACACCGTTGAAATTGCACAGAAGCACAATGCGCGTATCATCGAATGTACAGGCACCCTCGGCAAGGCACGCAATAGCGGTATTGCGTGCGGTGACAATGCGCTCGTAGCGTTTTTAGACGCGCATTCAGTGCCTATCGAAACCTGGGGAGCAACACTCGCAAAGGCTTTCTCCGAGCAGACCGACCTTGGTGCAGCAATGGGAAGCATCGAAAACATTTCAGAGAGACCAGGCACGGAGCTATTAGCAAAACACTCCATGTTTTCGTCGCCCGAAAGACTCTGGAAAAACACTATCAGTGGACTAAATTCACCGCTCCCCTGGATTCCCACCGGTAATTGCATGTACTCGCGCGATGCACTGAACCAGGTGGAAGGGTTCGACGAAAATCTGTTCAGATGTGAAGACACCGATCTGTCATGGAAGATTGTGTTGCAGGGATACCAACTTGCTTACGTGCCGGAGGCAAAAGTAACCCACTACGACCGAGCCGGAGGCACTTCATATCTGCGCAAGTACTATAACTATGGTGCCGGCGCCGCAGAACTTGCGTGCAAGTATGGACTGGAGTCCTCGCCGGTTGCAGACAAAAACTTGAGCGGTACAAAATTTCTCCTCGATGCTTGCTACAAACTCGGATTTTATTCCAGAAGAAAAACGGCGATGTCGCCCAAAATCACAAATCAGGTAGATCAAAAATTCCGCCAAAAGTTTCCCTGGCATAACGGCACTAAAATCGGATTATCATCAAGAATGATCTACTGGTTTGTGCAAGAAAGCACCTGCATTTGCGTCAATCTTGAAACGAACTCACGCCTGGTGCTGGAAGACTTAAGTGCAGACATTTTCCACCTGCTGACACGGCAGTGCAACCGCTCCGAGATCATCGAATCAATCAGTCAACAGTTTGATATCGACAAGGAGGCAATAGCTTCAGATCTAGACGAATTGATCCAGCAGTTGATAGACAATCAAATTTTGTCAGCAAATCAGCACTCACCGAACCACTCTGAAAGCCATTTCTCAAAATAA